The following is a genomic window from Falco peregrinus isolate bFalPer1 chromosome Z, bFalPer1.pri, whole genome shotgun sequence.
ataAAATTGTGTATGTTCTCTGGAAGAAAGTTTATACATGTCCAATTTGGAAAGAAGCACAGGGAAAGAAGTTTTCAGGACACTTGCAGAAGTTGTGTAAACGTCTTGTTCTCAGTGTTTCCTGGGGAACAGcattcaaagacaaaaaatgtgctttgctttcaggaaTGTTGTAGCATCTTGACAACAAGGGAAAatcaaatttgtttttaaaaaatgccatttgcaAATTGTGGTGATATGAAGGGTGGCAGAATAAAACTAGAAATAAGTCAAATCACCACCTACTTGTATTTCAGATTAGCCATTCCAGTTACATGTTGTTGTTTAGCAGATGTTGTCAGAAGTGAAAAAATCTCTGGGAGGAAAACCCCACAACCCcctaatacctttttttctttaagatgtGGATTTACGTTCACACATTGTGCTCATCACAGAGTGAAAACCTCAACAGCATACTGATTGTAGCATACCTTTTAGTTTTTCCCCTTGTGAGTACTCGGAAAAGCTTGTAAATCTTTGCAGGATTAGCACCAGCAAAAAAGTTCATGGCAAAAATAGAGCCATGCATAGTATCTAAGAAAACCGGTATTTGTGAATACACCTTCcactggaattaattttcctctcttctATTTAATGAGCAAGATACACTACATAACACAGAGCAGCATTCATTAAAATTTTCACTAgaactttgttttcttaacattATGGATAAATTGATTAACAGAATGTTTTGTTGTCTAATCCGCGGCATGCCTTTTATGCTTTTCTCCTCGAAATAAAAGGTTGGATGAATTCCAGGGTTTCTGAAAGAATTGTTGGACTTCAGCTGCAGTGTTTGCCAAGTGGAAGTAAGCGAACACTACTGTGTTCTGCGATCCAGATGGAATCTAAACAATTTTTATTCCACTGTGGTGACTTctattatgtttttcttttatttcagtttatttatgAGCATTCCACGTGATACTTTTTTGTGGTTAGTTGCTGTTAGGTTTTAAGTTGTTGAAGTGTGTGGCACTTCTGTTTTAGTtatgatttaaagaatcagtcaccaatatttgagtgagcggaggttatctttcttcggcagtgctgggtgcatgggggattgctccaccaaagtcatgcacaccgaggggatttttcagtcccctctttatacaggcaactcatacctattcattaattttccaggaaatcatttacatattcattacacttccaggaactcatttacatatctcgctaaactagtgaccatgatttaagtccttgtctttgGCACGTTGTATAAACAACAGGAGCTTAGGCCCAgatagcctttttaaagatgacaaatccaaGGACTTAGCGATTAGTACATCCGTCATGttagcaataagggtccttggacgtttcccaacttttagataaacataagTACATCATCCTATAGATAAGTGGTACATCATTCATCATTCAATTAACTAATATGTTTACTTAATGAAATGATAGTTTGTTTCATACAACAATGTAACTCTTACGTGCATCTCTCTGTACATGtcatttgctgtatttattgATGTTTCAAGTACttaaattttgtaaatatttttcattaggGGAAAAAGGTGTCTTTCTACAAACGGGCACAAATACTTGTGGCTGATACCTGGAGTGTATTAGAAGGCCAAGGAGACGGCTCTTTTGATGACATTTCTAGTCTGACTATATTTGCTGACTACAGAATTCCTCAAGTTCTTGTTCACTTAAAAGCAATTAAGTATTCTGAAAAACTAATGAAGAAACTACGTGAAGGTTTGTTCCTCCATTACAAATATCAAGTAGTCTTACCTCTTGGCTTTGTAGACTAAAACTACTGttaaaatgtaatgttttgTCCAGGTAATGCTTATCAGGGTTTAGGGGgctgttggatttttttttcttttgctccagGAAATGAGGACTTCCTGTGTAGTGAGGGGGTAACAGGAAGGAACTTACTCTCTAATAGTGAATCTGGAATGAgatcttaaggttatgtttttaTACAGATCTAACTGTTCCGTGGATTAAACATGGATAAAGAAGGATTAAAGAGTCTCGAAGCCAGTTGATACCAGTTTCAGAAGGGCTGCTGTTGCTAGAAACAGTTCTCAGCATGAGTATAGTTGTGATTTTTGAGTTGTAGATAAAAGAAGCAATAATTTCTTCATTAGCTCAAAGATGATGTAGAAGCATGGGGATTCCTCTTTATCTGTACTGAACTGCTAATGACAAGCAAGGTAATATTATAAGCacccattaaaaacaaattgcttTAAATGAAACTAATTGCATAAGATGAGTCTCATTTTTCAGCATGGTTCCATCTTCCAGTACTTATTAACTGTGAACTTCAGTGAATAAAAGCATAAAGCAATCCCTTTTCCACTGTAAAATGACTGTATTTAGACGTAGGTCTGCTattatgcaattttaaaattacacagCAATATAAATGCAAAAGATTTAAAGATTAATGCAATCACACATGGATCTTAATAGAATGGGCATATATGTATGCACCTATATATCTTTATATTAAATAGGTCATGTAGGCAATTTATCTTTTCCATGAATCCTAGTAAGCAGATTCCCATCCGAGTCATGTAAACAAATGagtgcttttaaatttttatagaTAACAGTTTTTcgggtttgttttatttggggtgtggagtttgggtttttttctttaaatcttaaAAGTTATCTGGCAGAAAATATACTGTCTCAGAATTATGTTTGAATATCCTTTTTGCCTCCACAAGCAAAGAAGTAGTCCTGTAGTATGCAATATAACATAAACACCTGCTCTGCTCTTAGATCACATTCTTAGAATACAGTATGTTTTAATTGAACGGGAGGTAAACTTGTGTCTGTGGTAAAATCAAAGTAATAGCTAGGAAATGTTTAGCAACATTGGTGGTAATTTTAATGTAAGACCTAGAATAGACTAAAAgtatgggggtgggggggaagcaaATTCAGGCCATGCTGGAGCTTTTGTCTTTTGAGCATAATTGGATTGCTGTCTCTTATGTCCTTTAGGAACAGTTTTCCAATCTGGAGATAAAGAGGAGGTGGAGATCCGTGGCTGTTCTATTTGGTGTTGCGCGTTGATTTGTAAGCACCTGCTTGAGCTCTATGAGAAGAAGGGTCAGGACATGCGTGAGAAGATCAACGCAGTTTTACTTGATTATCATCTTTGGGACTATGCCAGGGATCATCgagaagagatgaaaaatactCCATTTCACCGAGTACGCTGTATATATTACTAAATCCCGTCTGACAGCTATTCTATTGATGCATAATCTTTTGAGTTGCAATTATTCTTTTCATAGGGTGATTTGTAGTATATGAATTTTGGAACTGGCTAACTCAAGTGCTCATTTTCTGATCATGCGTTAACAACTAgccttttgttttggtttggttttttcctctgaatcTTTGACTTGCCATGGATGGAGTTAATAGCATAAACTTTGCTGGACAATCCCTGTGAACACAGGGTTTGTTACTCCCTGCTTTGAGTTCTGTACTTGTGTTTCACACATGTCTGTGCACGGGGACCGGCTTATCTGTGGGTGGGCCCCGCCTGCCTGTGCCTTCACACGCCTGCGCCGGGGCCGTCTGTTGCTGGTGTTCAGCATGCGCTTGCCGCGAGCGGAGCCGTTCCACGCCTTAAATAAAGAGTGCCGTGACAAGCCGCGCGGGCCGTGTCTGCGTTGCCGCGGGCGTGGGCGAGGCGTGAGGGAGCGCAGCCGCGGGCCGCCGCCCTCCTGCCGCCGCCGGGGGGCGCtgtgggcggcggggcgccgggcggcgCCGCTCTGCTGCGGGGCCGCCGGCGGACGTTGCTGCCGTTGCCTAGCGAGGCGCCGTAAACAACACGCAGGGACCAGCCGCCGCCCCGCCTGgcgccgccgcctgcccgccgcggcccgccgcCTCCCTTCGCCCGGTCCTGGCGGccgtgctggagctgggggttgCGGGACGGCGGCCGCGCCGGAGTGGTAGCAGGGCCCCGCCAGCCCGGTCGTCAGCGTCCGGCGGCCCCGGGCAGCTACCGAGACCCGGGCGTGATCCGCTTCCCGGCTCCTCTCAGGTTAGGAGGAAAAGGCGCACTTCGAGGGGCGGCAGACGTGGGAGATGCCCTGGCCCGCTAGCCCTGCCCGCAGAGGCCTTGCGGAGCATTTGCTCCTGCTTCCTGGCAGCCGAGAGCGTAGGGTGTATCGACAACAAGTATTTCTGAGGCCTTGGCGTGCACCTGTTTCATATTCTTGCATTCTTTTTATCAAGTGGTGAATAGGACTTGCCtcttctccccccttcccccccccccttcccgtgattttttttttttttgtaactataattttaaaagagagagGGGAATGGCCAAGCTTCAAAGCAGTACTTGCTATGGGATAAAAACAATGTACCTGGGTAAATAAAACAAGAAGTCGATCAAAATGGGCTTCAGATTTGTGGTTAGTAAGTTTATATAGCTGTTCCTAATCCCCATGTCCTTCACGATACGGGTGATTCTGCTCTCATGCTTTGCTTACTTGTTTTAATTCTGCACAGTTAAAATGgagcttctgttttttcaacTTCAGGTAGTTTCTCAGCTCTGGATGGCCAAGTCCTCAAACtaaatggaataaaattaaatgcaaaacctCTTCTCTTCACAGACACAAGACAACGgtttaaagctgttttcaatAAACTTGAATTTTGGGGGCTTAGTTGATGAGTTCTGCCAGTTTGGTAATACAGCTTTCTTAATGGCAGTGTGTGGGAGTTCCGCAGACTTTCTCTTGCACTGAAAAgataattaggaaaaaaataataataaaaaagaagtgttgGAAGTCAAGCAGTACCTGTGAGGGTTTCTGAATGTTCATGAAAGACAGCTGTAAAGAAAGGCTATTTCTTGATATTTACAGTTGTGCTACTGTACATTGCTTTATTGTAAGAATGACTACACAGGGAGCAGTATAAGGAAGCATGGTGGCGAAGATgtataagtaataaaaataattacatatgCACTTAAAGATGCATATTAAAATCAGAGGAACGCTTTATGTGTAGTAATtagatacatttaaaattacacCTTCTTTGTAGACAACACAACTACTTCCTGTGTGCTTGTCAAGTTACAGATGCTTGGTGCTTCTTAAATGGAAGATGGTTTTAacacgtgtgtgtatatacatacaaCCAATGgagaaaaaggttttgtttgacTGATTTATATTGCCTATGCAGCATGAATATAGGAATAGGAAAATGAGAGGATTCACTGTAAGCATATGCTTTTTTAGCAGTGTTTATTAACAAGCTATTACAATATTGTTGCATCATATGGCTGCATTATTTTGGCATGAAAAATCAGCTTTCAGATTTAAGGTTAAGTCATCTGCCTTGGAAATTAATAGAGGTAAAATCAACTAATTTATTGAACAGCTATTAATATAACTGGGTTTATATCAGGTACTTTTCAAGAGTGTAATGGTGCTTCTGTATTCTTTAGGAAATGTCAACTTCCTACTTCAGCAGGAAATTAATTCTTATTATATAACatggaacactttttttttcttgttgcagaCAACTACAAATGAGTTTGACACAGGAGTGGTAACAGATTTCTGGTTGACTATGTGAATACGGAGTGGGGAGCACAGGGATGGAGTCTGGCATGGTGGAGATCCCAGTTAAAGTAGCAGTTCGAATCAGACCTCTGCTTTCCAAAGAAGTACTTCATAACCACCAAGTGTGTGTGAGATTAGTCCCAAATACACAGCAAATTATCATTGGGAAAGACCGTGTCTTTACTTTTGATTTCGTATTTGGCAAAAATTCAACCCAAGAAGAAGTTTATACTGTTTGCATTAAGCCTCTTCTAGTGTCTTTGACTGAGGGATACAACGCTACAGTGTTTGCATATGGACAAACAGGTTCTGGGAAGACTTACACCATCGGAGGTGGCCACATTGGTAGGTTGTAGAAAGTCtgagtttttttaaactggtgAGCAGTGTCTTTGTACatgttaaataatatttaatacataggagatgctgctgcagaattTTTAAGGGCTAATGAAAAAAggaatagtaaaaaaaaaaaaaaaagcttccaaatTTTATGTGATAGTTGAACTGTTCTAAAAACTAATTCCCTATAACTTAGGctataccaaaaaaaaatcaaagaaaaaacgATTTATAAAGAGCTCTTTCTCATTCCTCATTTTAACATGCAACTTAAACTAGAACTTCTTCctaaaatgcagtgttttcGAAATTCTTGCTACATTTATCTTACCTTGAAAATGTCCACTTTAAGTGATTGTTTACTCactctttgcttttttggttttattttgagagACATTTCTATGACATGAAATTTATGATTTAAGTCTTCCaaatagatatagatatattaTTATAGATAATCTATAGGTtctataattttccttttatttagagtcatagaatcacagaatcatttaggttggaatcttttgattgattgatttttaTTGATAACCTttaggatcatcaagtccaaccttTAACCTAGCCCTCCCAAGTCCACCACTAGGCCacgtccctaagtgccacatctacatgtcttttaaatacttccagggagGGTGGCTCAAGAacttccctctgcagcctgtttcaatgcttgaGAACCTTTtaagtgaagaagtttttcctaatatccaatttaaTGCCCTTGCAATGTTGTTGCTGACCATAAAGAGTAGAAATAAGGAGGAAATCTATACTCTGAGCAGAGTATAGATTTAAAGTAGACTCCGTCTTTTTCATGACTTTCATGACTATAACATTATTTAATTTAGAACTTAACTTTGAATCCTATTAATGGATGCATACAAGTATTCTGAaccccagaaaaacaaatgNNNNNNNNNNNNNNNNNNNNNNNNNNNNNNNNNNNNNNNNNNNNNNNNNNNNNNNNNNNNNNNNNNNNNNNNNNNNNNNNNNNNNNNNNNNNNNNNNNNNNNNNNNNNNNNNNNNNNNNNNNNNNNNNNNNNNNNNNNNNNNNNNNNNNNNNNNNNNNNNNNNNNNNNNNNNNNNNNNNNNNNNNNNNNNNNNNNNNNNNNNNNNNNNNNNNNNNNNNNNNNNNNNNNNNNNNNNNNNNNNNNNNNNNNNNNNNNNNNNNNNNNNNNNNNNNNNNNNNNNNNNNNNNNNNNNNNNNNNNNNNNNNNNNNNNNNNNNNNNNNNNNNNNNNNNNNNNNNNNNNNNNNNNNNNNNNNNNNNNNNNNNNNNNNNNNNNNNNNNNNNNNNNNNNNNNNNNNNNNNNNNNNNNNNNNNNNNNNNNNNNNNNNNNNNNNNNNNNNNNNNNNNNNNNNNNNNNNNNNNNNNNNNNNNNNNNNNNNNNNNNNNNNNNNNNNNNNNNNNNNNNNNNNNNNNNNNNNNNNNNNNNNNNNNNNNNNNNNNNNNNNNNNNNNNNNNNNNNNNNNNNNNNNNNNNNNNNNNNNNNNNNNNNNNNNNNNNNNNNNNNNNNNNNNNNNNNNNNNNNNNNNNNNNNNNNNNNNNNNNNNNNNNNNNNNNNNNNNNNNNNNNNNNNNNNNNNNNNNNNNNNNNNNNNNNNNNNNNNNNNNNNNNNNNNNNNNNNNNNNNNNNNNNNNNNNNNNNNNNNNNNNNNNNNNNNNNNNNNNNNNNNNNNNNNNNNNNNNNNNNNNNNNNNNNNNNNNNNNNNNNNNNNNNNNNNNNNNNNNNNNNNNNNNNNNNNNNNNNNNNNNNNNNNNNNNNNNNNNNNNNNNNNNNNNNNNNNNNNNNNNNNNNNNNNNNNNNNNNNNNNNNNNNNNNNNNNNNNNNNNNNNNNNNNNNNNNNNNNNNNNNNNNNNNNNNNNNNNNNNNNNNNNNNNNNNNNNNNNNNNNNNNNNNNNNNNNNNNNNNNNNNNNNNNNNNNNNNNNNNNNNNNNNNNNNNNNNNNNNNNNNNNNNNNNNNNNNNNNNNNNNNNNNNNNNNNNNNNNNNNNNNNNNNNNNNNNNNNNNNNNNNNNNNNNNNNNNNNNNNNNNNNNNNNNNNNNNNNNNNNNNNNNNNNNNNNNNNNNNNNNNNNNNNNNNNNNNNNNNNNNNNNNNNNNNNACCAAGCCACCCCACTTCACCCCCGTTTTCCCCCCTCTTTACCCCCTTTTCCCGCCCTCCCCCTCTTCACCTCCTCTgtcccccctctctcccccctcccttcctttccctttccctttcccttttccattcttttctaTTCTTTATTCTTTGTGTTTCTAATTGTGTTTGCTGTAATATACTGTTGTATTGAGCTGGCGTAGTTTTTGTTGTCTGTAGCTGAAATAAGTGACTAATTTAGCACAAATTTTTGTGGACAATTCATAAAGATTCCACAATTAAAACTATTTCTCTTCTTCATTACAGTTGGGGTCAGCTTCAGTAGGTTGTGCTAGGACATTTTTCATTcgtattaaaaacaaaggacaaaaaaatatgCTTGGTAGGAGTACTTGGTAGAAGTAGACCAAACTACCCAAGCTATATGGAgttgaaattctgctttttaccGTTTGGTTAGGAATTGTTTCtattataaacttttttttatttttagttttcagtttgttttggttgggttttttttgaactGGCAAAAATATCCTTTGAGCTGACTTTGCTCATACTTTTTTCTAGATAGCGCCAGATTGTGAATTGAACATGTCAGTATGTAAACAGATAAAGCTGTGTAGTGTTTAAGATACTGTTTCAAATGCTACAGCACAATACACCCATATATGAAAACACCTGCAGGTTTTCAGGTGTGTTTGTATGTCATGCTTTTCACATACTGCTATCTTATTTTGCTATTGCAGTATGCTATGACCTCATAATAATGCAGGCTTGTATGTTTCTCTAATATGTGTCTACAGTTTGGACTATTTCTAATTGCTGCAAAAATTTTTGCTGAAGagttaattaattaattgaatTATTCTTACTTTCTTTGGTTTGGTGCTTGAAGTGATTGTTGGTGCTAAGGAAATTCCGAGTAGAATGTGCAGATGAAGTGATAAGCCTCTTGGAAAGTGGCAATGCAGCTCGTCACACAAGCACAACACAAATGAATGAGCACTCTAGTCGATCTCATGCTATTTTTTACCATCAATATTTTGTCAGAAAACAGTCCTGCAGAGtctcagaaaaaatactgatgCTACACAGGATTCATCTTGGAAAATCAGTCCAGACGATTGCTTCAAAGTTTCATTTTGTGGATTTTGGCAGGATCAGAGAGGGTGACAAAAGACTGGAAAATACTGGCGAAACGCTTCAAAGAATCAGTTCAGATCAATAGTGGTCTCTTGGCCTTGGGAAATGTCATCAGTGCCCTTGGAGAccccaaaaaggaaaaagtgtaCATATTCCATACAGGGATGCCAAAAATCACCCGTATTCTGAAAGACTCCCTCGGAGGAAAATGCCAAGGACTGTCATGATAACATGTATAAAGTCCCATCCTCATCAGACTTCGATGAATCTTTAAATTCCCTCAAATATGCCAACAGAGCcaaaaaacattagaaataaGCCAGTTGTTAATTACAACCCCAATCAAGACCGGATTGATGAAATGGAACTTGAAATCAAATTGCTTCGAGAAGCTTTGCATAACCAGCAAGTCGGTAGTCAGTGTTTCACATGACTTAAATCAAGAAAGAGCTCGTATCAGTTCACTTGAGGAGCAAGCTCACCCGGCTTCAGGTTCAATGTGTCAGTTACAGAAATTGTGTAGATGAAGCTTTTCCCATTTCTGGTTGATTTGAAACAATGATGttagcttaaaaacaaaatcagcgGGGACAGGTTTGCAGAGCTGGATTTGCTATGGTACAGGAAGTAAGGAAGGAAGCTCTCAGCATGCAGGAAAACTGACACAGGGGACTGAGACCAGCCAAGAGCCACATCACATCACAGTTTCTTCAGCTAAAGAGGGAAACTAAAGAAATGCCAGGTATTTAATTATAAGttgattatttaaataaactacATGAGAGAGCAGTCTGCTAAACTTTGATTCAGTTTTcgaaaaatgtaaaaactgtTTACACTTACCTGTGCTTAATTTgacaatttaaatttaatacaCAGTCCTTGTATAAATTATGTTTTGTCTAATCTCTGGGATATAACTTTATTTTACTGGATGATTGAATAGTCATCTTAATCATGGTAGAGGTAAATAATGTTATATTTTGGCTAGTCAGTTTTCCAAGGACGATTCTATGAGGCTGAGCTGTTTTtatttgttaggtttttttaaaaaaactgtgcTAGTGTCCCTAGGTCttgctgggatggagttaattttcttcacagaaactCGTAGGGTGCTGTGTTTTTAGATTTGTGACAAGTACAATGCTAATAAACATGCTGATGTTTTTAGGTCTTGCTGAATGTTGTTTTACACATCATCAggccttctctgttttctgcctctgccctcaTATGAGTATACTGGGGGGGTGCACAAAAAGGTTGgaggcacacacacaccacacacacacacacacaccacacaacCAAGGAGATGACTTGAACTAATCAAAGAGTTATTTCATGCCATGTAAACACCATGCTCAGCGATTAAATGAGAGAGGAGGAGGTTTAGGATAGTGAGCCATATTTTTGTCTGGGAACTGGCTGGGTGTCAGTCAGCCTTTGGACGTGGTGAGTGCTTgcatcatttatttttgttttattttctttccctcttcttccacTTCACCTTTTACTTACTGAACAATTTCTATTTTGACCCACAAATTGTCTTGCTTTTTACTCTTCCTTTgctcttcccccatcccactggggttGAGGGAGGGTGTGGAAAATGAGTGAGTGGCTGTATGTGCTTAGCAGTCAACTGTGGGTTACCccacaacagtcctttttggcacccaacATTGTGGCTCAAGGCCTTTGAGataataaaacatatttggTTAGAGTGTGCTAGATTAAACTAGCTGTTACACCTTTTTAGTTAAGTTGTTATTTGAGTGGCTGTTTGCAGATCATGATGCTGGCATAATATTTACTTTGCATGCTGATTTACATGTTTCCTCAAATATTCTAATAACAGATTCTTTCTAGC
Proteins encoded in this region:
- the LOC129782811 gene encoding LOW QUALITY PROTEIN: kinesin-like protein KIF27 (The sequence of the model RefSeq protein was modified relative to this genomic sequence to represent the inferred CDS: deleted 8 bases in 6 codons), with translation MESGMVEIPVKVAVRIRPLLSKEVLHNHQVCVRLVPNTQQIIIGKDRVFTFDFVFGKNSTQEEVYTVCIKPLLVSLTEGYNATVFAYGQTGSGKTYTIGGGHIVLVLRKFRVECADEVISLLESGNAARHTSTTQMNEHSSRSHAIFYHQYFVRKQSCRVSEKILMLHRIHLGKSVQTIASKFHFVDLAGSERVTKDWKILAKRFKESVQINSGLLALGNVISALGDPKKEKVYIFHTGMPKITRILKDSLGGKCRTVMITCIKPSSSDFDESLNSLKYANRAKNIRNKPVVNYNPNQDRIDEMELEIKLLREALHNQQVGVSVSHDLNQERARISSLEEQLTRLQVQCVSYRNCVDEAFPISG